In one Procambarus clarkii isolate CNS0578487 chromosome 87, FALCON_Pclarkii_2.0, whole genome shotgun sequence genomic region, the following are encoded:
- the LOC138358964 gene encoding Golgi-associated olfactory signaling regulator-like: MVPYITDNEKSLSICPNCEICIVCVLIVHDAVFVCQWDATGKRTLHPPADTEHPPADTEHPPTDTLHPSADTLHPPADTLHPPADTLHPPADTLHPPADTDHPSADIEHLPADTLHPPADTEHPPADTEHPPADTLLPSADMLHSPADTLHPPTDTLHSLADTLHLPADTLHPQADTLHPPADTLHPPANTLHPPADTLHPPADTLHQPAYRLHPQADTLNSPADTLHPPTDTLHSSADTLRPQADTEHPPADIEHLPTDTLHSLADTLRLPADTLHPPTDRLHSKADTLHSPTDSLHLPADTLHQPAYRLHPPAENLHSPADTLHLPAYTLHLPADWLHPLVDTLHSSADTLHPPADTEHPPAEKEHLPADTLHPPADTEHPLSDTEHPPADTLLPPADTLHSPADTLHPPTDTLHSLADTLHLPADTLHPPADTIHPSADTLHPPAETLHQPADTLHPSADTLHPPAETLHQPAYRLHPQADTLNSPANTLHPPGDTLHPLSDTLHLPADTLHPPTDMLHPPADTLHPPADTLHHQPTRDTRYQTLYTRKQTCYTCQQTRYTRQQTLYVRQHTPNTRQQT, encoded by the exons ATGGTTCCTTATATTACTGATAATGAAAAAAGTCTCAGTATTTGTCCCAACTGTGAAATCTGTATAGTGTGTGTACTGATAGTTCATGATGCTGTGTTCGTGTGCCAGTGGGACGCGACAG GAAAGCGAacactacacccgccagcagacaccgaacacccgccagcagacacggaacacccgccaacagacacgctacacccgtcaGCAGACACTCTACATCCGCCAGCAGACACTCTACATCCGCCAGCAGACACTCTACATCCGCCAGCAGACACTCTACATCCGCCAGCAGACACCGACCACCCGTCAGCAGACATAGagcacctgccagcagacacgctacacccgccagcagacacagaaCACCCGCCCGCAGACACGGAACACCCGCCAGCTGACACGTTACTCCCGTCAGCAGACATgctacactcgccagcagacacgttacacccgccaacagacacgctacactcgctagcagacacgctacacctgccagcagacacgctacacccacaAGCAGACAcgttacacccgccagcagacacgctacacccgccagcaaacacgctacacccaccagcagacacgctacacccgccagcagacacgctacaccagccagcatacaggctACACCCGCAAGCAGACACGCTAaactcgccagcagacacgctacacccgccaacagacacgctacactcgtCAGCAGACACTCTACGTCCGCAAGCAGACACCGAACACCCTCCAGCAGACATAGAGCACCTgccaacagacacgctacactcgctaGCAGACACGCTACgcctgccagcagacacgctacaccctccAACAGACAGGCTACACTCgaaagcagacacgctacactcgccaaCAGActcgctacacctgccagcagacacgctacaccaaccagcatacaggctacacccgccagcagaaaatctacactcgccagcagacacgctgcaCCTGCCAGCatacacgctacacctgccagcagactggCTACACCCGCTAGTAGACACGCTACACTcgtcagcagacacgctacacccgccagcagacaccgaacacccgccagcagagaaagagcacctgccagcagacacgctacacccgccagcagacacagaaCACCCGCTATCAGACACGGAACACCCGCCAGCTGACACGTTactcccgccagcagacacgctacactcgccagcagacacgttacacccgccaacagacacgctacactcgctagcagacacgctacacctaccagcagacacgctacacccgccagcagacacaatACATCcctcagcagacacgctacacccgccagcagaaacgctacaccagccagcagacacgtTACATCcctcagcagacacgctacacccgccagcagaaacgctacaccagccagcatacaggctACACCCGCAAGCAGACACGCTAAACTCGCCAGCAAACACTCTACACCCGCcaggagacacgctacacccgctatcagacacgctacacttgccagcagacacgctacacccgccaaccGACATGCTACATCCGCCAGCAgatacgctacacccgccagcagacacgctacaccaccAGCCGACACGCGACACCCGCTATCAGACACTTTACACACGCAAGCAGAcatgctacacctgccagcagacacgctacacccgtcaGCAGACACTCTACGTCCGCCAGCATACAccgaacacccgccagcagacatag
- the LOC138358965 gene encoding splicing factor 3A subunit 2-like: MLPSPAGTLHLPADWLHPPADTVHQPAYRLQPPAYTLHPPAYTLHLPADTQHLTVDRLHPPTDTLHSLADTLHSPADTLRPPADTLHQPAGKRHPPADTEHPRADTLLPSADTLHSPADRLHQLAYRIHPPAHTLHLPADTLHPPAATLHMLADWLHPTADMLLLPADRLHPPADSRHPPADTLHPTADTLHPPADTLHMPADWLHSPADTLHPPADRLHPPADTLHQPAERLHRQQTRDSRQQTR; this comes from the coding sequence atgcTGCCCTCGCCAGCaggcacgctacacctgccagcagactggctacacccgccagcagacacggtaCACCAACCAGCATACAGGTTACAACCGCCAGcatacacgctacacccgccagcgtacacgctacacctgccagcagacacgcaaCACCTGACAGTagacaggctacacccgccaacagacacgctacactcgctagcagacacgctacattcgccagcagacacgctacgcccgccagcagacacgctacaccagccAGCAGGCAAGCGACACCCGCCCGCAGACACGGAACACCCGCGAGCTGACACGTTACTCCCGTCAGCAGACACTctacactcgccagcagacagGCTACACCAACTAGCATACAGGATACACCCGCCAGCACACACGCTACacttgccagcagacacgctacacccgccagcagccaCGCTACACATGCTTGCAGACTGGCTACACCCGACAGCAGACATGCTACTCCTGCCAGCAGACAggttacacccgccagcagactcgcgacacccgccagcagacacgctacacccgacagcagacacgctacacccgccagcagacacgctacacatgCCAGCAGACTGGCTACACTCGCCAgcggacacgctacacccgccagcagacaggctacacccgccagcagacacgctacaccagccagcagaGAGGCTacaccgccagcagacacgcgactcccgccagcagacacgctaa